A window of Poecilia reticulata strain Guanapo linkage group LG7, Guppy_female_1.0+MT, whole genome shotgun sequence genomic DNA:
TTTCTGAGGGCGACTCCGCCCACTCGGATTTCTCGGACACGCCGGGGCCCAGCGAAGGCGCTGTCAACGCTTGCCGGATCTGTTCCAGGACTTTCTGCTCTGACACTTCGTTGCGGCGGCATTTTCAGGACAGCCACGCGGAGGAGACTCCCAGCACCAAAGTGAcgagtgaggaagaggaggagaggactGCAGTGGTGACCCTGAAAGCCAAGAGGAAGCTCCTGAGCTGCCGCTCATGCGACATGGTCTTCAGGAGCACGTCGCAGCTGTACATGCACCGCAAAGAGAAGCACCGCAGAGAGAAGCTCACCAGGAGGGAGGCCAGGCCCGTCGTCAAGAGGAGCCGGAAGCCCGGCATGTATCCGTGTCAAATCTGCAGCAAAGTTTTTGGTCACCATCTGACTTTCAGGGCACACTGCAGGCAGCACAAAGCAGCCAGCTCCGCCCCGATCGCCATCAACGACGACGACAGCTCCGCAGACTGCGCCGTCCCAGACTCCCAATCCCTCACTAACGGCCCGGCAGCCGGACCGGGTCCACTCGGGAAGCCGCGCAGCATCTCGCCCAGTGTGGACGATTCGGGAGAGGAGTCTGAGCGAGAGGACAGCGAGTTCCCCTGTCCCTCCTGTCCAGAGGTCTTCTCcacccagcagcagctgaaggagcACATAGAGCTGCACCAGGCGTCGGTGAGACAGCGCCAGTGCagcgtgtgtgcgtgcgagATGGACGGGTCCAAAGGGCCGGCCTCCAGGAAACAGAGGCTGTACCACTGCGTTCCCTGCCAGCAGGGCTTCTCCGCTTTGGACTCGTTTCTAGAACACTGCCAGGAGCATCTCCGGGTCCGTGTGGAGGTGGAGGAACAGCGCATCTCCCTGCAGCCCAGCAAAGCCTGACCgccagctgcagcttcctcaTGCGCCAAACGGACAGCAGGGGCTGGACCCAGAGCGTTGGTTCTGCTCCCTGAGTCGGGTTGTGATGCGTTCAGGTGCTGAACATGTCAGCTTGGTGTAGGAGAGctgaaaatgctaaaatgtGTGAAAGTAACTATTTGACTGATGGAGCTGATGATTGAATGTCATCCTGTAATAACATATCAGGGTCTAAAGGAAGTCCATGTAGGCCTTTAACCACAGATTACCTTTCAGGTGTTCTGATCTCTGGAGTGGTTTAAATGACATCCATCAGTTTAAACAGAGCTGCTGGTGATGGGACCAAGCATCGCCACTGAACCGGTTAGGAGCAAATGTGAAATGACAATCAGAAACAGCATTACCACAGATGGTCATCAGCTCGTGAACCACAGCAGCTTTGCACTGATGGGTTTAAATCTCTACACACTACAGTTGACATTAGCCAAGtggatttttgttctttagtCAAATGTCCAGTTTGCCTTAGAAAGTGAATAAATGCATTAATCAGATCATCCTTTCCCCCTGATTGAATCACAACAGAAGGATCCTGCTGGATCTCTATATGCATTTGTGGATTCTAGCCTGGCTtctatatataatttttttttttcccagcacatttttaaagtactCTTATTAAATACTTTGCAGCAATGTGTGCTATTATGCTGAGGAAGCATACTTTATACTTCTGAAGACACAATAGTTCTCAACACAACTTGATTTgaattgttgtttgtttgacagTCTCTAAAGTTGGTTTAAATGCAGTTGCTGATGCAGAAAATGATTCCTCCCCCCGGCCCCccttcaaatgttattttttcccctAGTAGAACAAACTGGTACAAGATGCttcaatttgaacaaaaattcAACCTTGCATTTCCTTTGAGTGGTGTAACAATAAATCTCTGGGCTGATGCTGTGTCCAGTTTCTGTGGAGGTTTTGGTTCAGTTGACCTGTTCCAAGCATCTTTCATGGAAATCCTTGTTCTCTGTAGTTCAGATTCAGTTTGACACAGTTGGCTTGAACGTCTCATCTATGCAAACATGTGGATTAACAGCAGTTGAGAAGCGGCGggcattgtttttttctttttgtttactgTCTTTAAGGTGCTACTGTGAGaagttattttatcttttttttttcaataaattgttTCATACTGCTTTATAGATGACATAAAATAACTATACAGCTGAAATATTWGTTTTTTCTCATTGTGAGACTGGTATTAAGGTTTGATGGTGGATTCTTCTGCCTTAACATGACTGGCCTCTTGTATGTACCCAAGGAATTTATTTACATCATATAAAGaccttgacttttttttttaatgccctaaataaaatgatttattgcagTACTTTGTCAGCCTGAGAATTCTTTGGGGGGGGAGCCTTTGGTgcagtgtttctccaccctggtcctcGCCGCCCCCSTGCTctacatgttttagatgtgcctctattccagaacagctgattcaaataattgtatgaccatcaagtactgaagaaacctgttaatcacccagagatacaattcaggtgtgtggcagaagggaaactcctaaaacatgcaggacaggggggcagtgaggaccagggttgagaaacactgctttagtgCATTTGTTCATTGGAAAAATTATGTATTGGAATTTAACAAAGCCACATAGATATTGGTTCTTAAAGATGTAACATTTTTGGAATGTATGCCTTTTAACTTCAGAGTTTCTGAAAACGTCCATCTTCTGTTTAATCTGGGATGGTGTCATGGTGACAGCAGCCTATTGGAGACGCCAAGACCTCCCTCTTCCCAGCCACTTGGGCCAGCTCTTCTGGGTGAGCAGCAGTGCTATTAGCTGTTTAGCACAATAAGGTTGTATGGATAATCAATTCCTGAAGTTATGTCTTTCACTTTGACCTGCACTGCCCTTAACAAGCTCATCCCCTGCTCatcattttctgtctgaattgTTTTGAAATTATATTGAACTAGACTGTgaataattgtatttaaaaatatttagactgACTGGACAAGTTTCTTATAAAATATCTTGACCTGACGTATAGTCtgatatatttctttaaaaaaatatctggaggtacataaaattaaactgagacattttgaatttttttattctgaaggaCTAATACATTGTATTTCTATATAAGACTTTTGAATTGGTTTAAAGCGtcacatttaaacattaaaaatgttttcaatgatTCTACAAAACCTGCTTCGCTACGTGTTCAAGACGCTGCCTCCTCCTGACCTCTTGGGGGCGGTGTGTGGTTGTTGGAACGTTGAAaccggtgttatgcccagaaaagcccccctgcccaaatttgc
This region includes:
- the LOC103466937 gene encoding zinc finger protein 594 isoform X1; amino-acid sequence: MKTKEHSRQVKEKVVEKFKAGLGCKTISKSLKISHSSVEAIIQTWKEYGTTASLPGRGRPPKQRMQSQRVLFAEALKRPVVILEKLPRSTAQQGRAMDGVGWSSSRSQGSFRADTLSRLASFIARTDAKQHAASHPPSHLPLYGCQECGKGFPYPKDVLQHQERDGVLPKPHRCTLCGQQFSLRSSLQLHRCNLEADGCSAPCAALLSHPGRLQETPLHRQPHLLDSSPYACAPCGRGFSQKQALLHHQQAGCSESPSNAADARSLPDDSPPVSEGDSAHSDFSDTPGPSEGAVNACRICSRTFCSDTSLRRHFQDSHAEETPSTKVTSEEEEERTAVVTLKAKRKLLSCRSCDMVFRSTSQLYMHRKEKHRREKLTRREARPVVKRSRKPGMYPCQICSKVFGHHLTFRAHCRQHKAASSAPIAINDDDSSADCAVPDSQSLTNGPAAGPGPLGKPRSISPSVDDSGEESEREDSEFPCPSCPEVFSTQQQLKEHIELHQASVRQRQCSVCACEMDGSKGPASRKQRLYHCVPCQQGFSALDSFLEHCQEHLRVRVEVEEQRISLQPSKA
- the LOC103466937 gene encoding zinc finger protein 594 isoform X2 — its product is MKTKEHSRQVKEKVVEKFKAGLGCKTISKSLKISHSSVEAIIQTWKEYGTTASLPGRGRPPKQRMQSQRVLFAEALKRPVVILEKLPRSTAQGRAMDGVGWSSSRSQGSFRADTLSRLASFIARTDAKQHAASHPPSHLPLYGCQECGKGFPYPKDVLQHQERDGVLPKPHRCTLCGQQFSLRSSLQLHRCNLEADGCSAPCAALLSHPGRLQETPLHRQPHLLDSSPYACAPCGRGFSQKQALLHHQQAGCSESPSNAADARSLPDDSPPVSEGDSAHSDFSDTPGPSEGAVNACRICSRTFCSDTSLRRHFQDSHAEETPSTKVTSEEEEERTAVVTLKAKRKLLSCRSCDMVFRSTSQLYMHRKEKHRREKLTRREARPVVKRSRKPGMYPCQICSKVFGHHLTFRAHCRQHKAASSAPIAINDDDSSADCAVPDSQSLTNGPAAGPGPLGKPRSISPSVDDSGEESEREDSEFPCPSCPEVFSTQQQLKEHIELHQASVRQRQCSVCACEMDGSKGPASRKQRLYHCVPCQQGFSALDSFLEHCQEHLRVRVEVEEQRISLQPSKA